The Methanotorris formicicus Mc-S-70 genome has a segment encoding these proteins:
- the hisS gene encoding histidine--tRNA ligase, whose amino-acid sequence MFQKPRGTRDFTPEEMRKRRIIENKMRKVIESYNYKEILTPTFESFDLIAKKTGEEIRKQLFVFKDHGNREMALRPELTSPVARFYINELKMLPKPLKIYYFANCFRYERPQAGRYREFWQMGCELIGSKSPLADAEVLNLAIEGLKSINMDFEVHIGHLGVLRGVFDEMGLDVETQNKIRHLIDKEDIDGLEKFLNEEIGEEKKDVIFKVLEYRGGREILEKVKEDLKDYPKAIEAVENLEEILDFVRHDYVINLGIARGLDYYTGMVFEIYGRREGARQVCGGGRYDNLIETFGGEATPAVGFAYGFDRIMLNIEDFEVEEEAILITPVKKDKELIKVCLDIADTLRKNNKIVEVELMGRRLNKALDYANTKGIKKVIIVGSKELNEGKVTLKDMVSGEQKLVDINKISGYL is encoded by the coding sequence ATGTTTCAAAAACCAAGAGGAACAAGGGACTTTACACCAGAAGAGATGAGGAAGAGGAGAATCATTGAGAACAAAATGAGGAAGGTTATAGAGAGTTACAACTATAAAGAAATTTTAACCCCAACTTTTGAATCCTTTGATTTAATTGCAAAGAAAACAGGAGAAGAGATTAGGAAGCAACTTTTTGTATTTAAAGACCATGGAAACAGGGAAATGGCATTAAGACCAGAACTCACCTCCCCAGTAGCGAGATTTTATATAAATGAGTTGAAGATGTTGCCAAAACCTCTTAAAATTTATTATTTTGCAAACTGTTTTAGATATGAGAGACCACAGGCAGGAAGATATAGGGAATTTTGGCAGATGGGATGTGAGTTGATTGGGAGTAAAAGTCCATTGGCAGATGCAGAAGTATTAAACCTTGCAATTGAGGGACTTAAAAGCATAAATATGGATTTTGAAGTTCATATTGGGCATTTAGGAGTTTTAAGGGGAGTGTTTGATGAAATGGGATTGGACGTTGAAACACAAAACAAAATAAGGCATTTGATTGATAAGGAAGATATAGATGGTCTTGAGAAGTTTTTAAATGAAGAGATTGGTGAAGAGAAGAAGGACGTCATCTTTAAAGTTTTGGAGTATAGGGGAGGAAGAGAAATATTGGAAAAAGTTAAAGAAGACTTAAAAGATTATCCAAAGGCAATTGAAGCAGTGGAGAATCTCGAGGAGATATTGGATTTTGTAAGGCATGATTATGTTATAAACTTGGGAATTGCGAGAGGCCTTGATTACTACACTGGAATGGTATTTGAGATTTATGGAAGAAGAGAGGGGGCAAGGCAGGTTTGCGGTGGAGGAAGATATGACAATTTAATAGAAACATTTGGAGGAGAGGCAACACCAGCGGTTGGATTTGCCTATGGTTTTGATAGGATTATGCTTAACATAGAAGACTTTGAGGTTGAAGAAGAGGCAATATTAATAACTCCAGTGAAGAAGGATAAGGAATTAATAAAGGTGTGCTTAGATATAGCGGATACATTAAGAAAAAACAACAAAATCGTTGAAGTTGAATTGATGGGGAGAAGGTTAAATAAGGCATTAGATTATGCAAACACAAAAGGTATTAAAAAGGTTATTATTGTTGGTAGTAAGGAGTTGAATGAAGGAAAAGTTACTTTAAAAGATATGGTTAGTGGAGAGCAAAAATTAGTCGATATCAATAAAATAAGCGGGTATCTATAA
- a CDS encoding metal-sulfur cluster assembly factor: MVSKEDVINALKRVADPHMGISIVDMGLISDVEVDDEGNVSFTLTPTNPACMSVLGMAMHAKEVVKGIEGVKSVKVEVKGHMMEKDLNEILSKE; encoded by the coding sequence ATGGTTTCAAAAGAAGATGTAATAAATGCATTAAAAAGAGTTGCCGATCCTCACATGGGGATTAGTATTGTTGATATGGGATTGATAAGTGATGTTGAAGTTGATGATGAGGGGAATGTTAGTTTTACATTAACCCCAACAAATCCTGCATGTATGAGTGTTTTAGGGATGGCAATGCATGCAAAGGAAGTAGTTAAAGGTATTGAAGGCGTAAAGAGTGTAAAGGTTGAAGTTAAAGGACACATGATGGAAAAAGATCTAAATGAGATACTGAGCAAAGAATAA
- a CDS encoding PIN domain-containing protein: MYLVVPDTNFLIYAFKHKINFDYELERALNAKYKIVVLKCVYDELQKLQKELKGKEKLSVSLALEMIKKYDIVDYNKGHYTDEIIINFAKENKNIVVCTNDKELKNKLIDLNIPIIFVRQKNYFDIIGLI; encoded by the coding sequence ATGTATTTGGTGGTTCCAGACACAAATTTTTTAATATATGCATTTAAGCATAAGATAAATTTCGACTATGAATTAGAAAGAGCATTAAACGCAAAGTATAAGATAGTTGTACTAAAATGTGTTTATGATGAATTACAAAAACTCCAAAAGGAATTAAAAGGTAAAGAAAAACTATCAGTATCTTTGGCATTAGAGATGATTAAAAAATATGATATCGTTGATTACAACAAAGGTCACTACACGGATGAGATAATTATAAACTTTGCAAAGGAAAATAAAAACATAGTTGTATGCACAAATGATAAAGAATTAAAAAACAAACTTATTGACTTAAACATCCCAATAATATTTGTTAGACAGAAGAATTACTTTGATATTATTGGACTTATATGA
- a CDS encoding D-aminoacyl-tRNA deacylase: MEYLLISSKKDLASQNIKDCIEDYGFDVFEVDEELIQITQKDLPKADAYIFLSKHRSESGKPTLTVHTPGNLTEDNSFGGNKEEICPCDPILNTLLLRNIFKHNNQYKEKIDIFDVSFEVVHHGPSDLNAPAVFVEIGSSEKEWVIKEAGEIIAKGVIDTINQIKNIKDVEDRIIGFGGGHYAPRFTNLALNNCYVGYIVPKYASISNRVLEQMINKQKFDYIAFDWKGLRGDDKRRYIKFFEERGIPWKKI; the protein is encoded by the coding sequence TTGGAGTATTTGTTGATATCTTCAAAAAAAGATTTAGCAAGCCAAAATATAAAAGATTGCATTGAAGATTATGGATTTGATGTTTTTGAGGTTGATGAGGAGTTGATTCAAATTACACAGAAGGATTTACCAAAGGCAGATGCATATATTTTTTTATCGAAGCACAGAAGTGAAAGTGGAAAGCCAACATTAACAGTTCATACGCCAGGAAATTTAACAGAAGATAACAGTTTTGGTGGAAATAAAGAGGAAATCTGCCCATGCGATCCTATTTTAAATACCCTATTACTAAGAAATATATTCAAACACAACAACCAGTATAAAGAAAAGATAGACATTTTTGATGTTTCTTTTGAAGTTGTTCATCATGGACCTTCAGATTTAAACGCTCCAGCAGTATTTGTGGAAATTGGAAGTTCTGAGAAAGAATGGGTTATAAAAGAGGCAGGAGAGATTATTGCAAAAGGTGTAATAGATACAATTAACCAAATTAAAAACATCAAAGATGTAGAGGATAGGATTATTGGATTCGGTGGGGGACATTACGCACCAAGATTTACAAATTTGGCTTTAAATAATTGTTATGTTGGTTATATAGTTCCAAAATATGCGTCAATATCCAATAGAGTCCTTGAACAGATGATCAACAAGCAGAAGTTTGATTACATTGCCTTTGATTGGAAGGGTTTGAGAGGAGATGACAAGAGAAGATACATTAAATTTTTTGAAGAAAGAGGAATACCTTGGAAAAAAATATAA
- the ttuA gene encoding tRNA-5-methyluridine(54) 2-sulfurtransferase, with translation MKCKICKGEVYITIKYPKMALCKEHFIEYFEKRVKKTIKKYEMIKPEDKVLIAISGGKDGAVVTYVLKKLGYNVECLHINLGIGEFSKKSLECVKKQTSYIGVRCHIVDLKELTGKGIPEVKSRKPKCSICGTAKRYIVSKFACDNGFNVIVTGHNLDDEASFILNNVMNWSTGYLARQGPILPQKGKLPKKVKPLYELTEEEISSYAEVVGLEVFSEKCPFAKKAITLEYKEMLNKIEETRPGTKYRFVIGYLKNRHLFEKEIEDIPLMECKICGMPSSGEVCSFCRTWELKEEIDLKVKG, from the coding sequence ATGAAATGCAAAATATGCAAAGGAGAGGTATATATAACGATAAAATATCCAAAAATGGCTCTGTGTAAGGAGCATTTCATAGAATATTTTGAGAAAAGAGTTAAAAAAACCATCAAAAAATACGAGATGATTAAACCGGAAGATAAAGTGCTAATTGCCATTTCTGGTGGAAAAGATGGTGCTGTTGTAACTTATGTATTAAAAAAATTGGGTTATAACGTTGAATGTCTCCACATTAATTTAGGTATTGGAGAATTCTCAAAGAAGTCATTGGAATGCGTTAAAAAACAAACCTCATATATTGGGGTAAGATGTCATATAGTTGATTTAAAAGAACTTACAGGAAAAGGTATCCCAGAAGTTAAAAGTAGAAAGCCAAAATGCTCAATTTGTGGAACTGCCAAAAGATACATAGTTAGTAAGTTTGCATGCGATAATGGATTCAACGTTATTGTTACAGGGCATAACTTGGATGATGAAGCAAGTTTTATACTCAACAACGTTATGAATTGGAGTACTGGGTATTTGGCAAGACAGGGTCCAATTTTACCACAAAAAGGAAAACTGCCAAAGAAAGTAAAGCCTTTGTATGAATTGACTGAGGAAGAGATTTCATCCTATGCAGAAGTTGTAGGTCTTGAAGTTTTCTCTGAAAAATGCCCATTTGCAAAAAAAGCAATAACCTTAGAATATAAGGAAATGCTTAACAAAATAGAAGAAACTCGTCCAGGGACAAAATACAGATTCGTTATAGGATATTTGAAAAATAGGCATTTGTTTGAAAAAGAAATTGAAGATATTCCATTAATGGAGTGCAAGATCTGTGGAATGCCATCATCTGGAGAAGTTTGTTCATTCTGTAGGACATGGGAGTTAAAGGAGGAAATCGATTTAAAAGTTAAGGGGTAA
- the fdhD gene encoding formate dehydrogenase accessory sulfurtransferase FdhD, producing the protein MITKVNAYKWEGQLTLIEDYLCVEEVYELYINNKFVEELVTSPNQIEELGIGHAICEGYISKNSVINVHLDENKIYVESREIKNNIEKDIQIKINVDTILKIIKTMHTLSEVWKLTGGVHWAALFNTSGGVMAFSEDIGRHNAVDKVVGYAILNNINLGNCILASSGRQPYAMVKKIVNAKIPIVITKSPPTDKGVKLARKNNITLIGFARGSRFNIYSGEDRIII; encoded by the coding sequence ATGATAACTAAAGTAAATGCATACAAATGGGAAGGACAACTTACTTTAATTGAGGATTATTTATGTGTTGAGGAGGTCTATGAACTTTATATTAACAATAAATTTGTAGAAGAATTGGTAACATCTCCAAACCAGATAGAAGAGTTGGGCATTGGTCATGCAATATGTGAAGGTTACATTTCTAAAAACAGTGTTATCAATGTTCATTTGGATGAAAATAAAATTTATGTGGAAAGTAGGGAAATTAAAAATAATATTGAAAAAGATATACAAATTAAAATAAACGTAGATACAATACTAAAAATAATAAAAACTATGCATACCCTATCAGAAGTTTGGAAATTAACTGGCGGAGTTCATTGGGCAGCACTTTTCAACACATCTGGAGGAGTTATGGCATTTAGTGAAGATATAGGAAGGCACAATGCAGTGGATAAAGTTGTTGGTTATGCCATCTTAAACAACATAAACTTAGGGAATTGCATATTGGCATCAAGTGGAAGGCAACCTTACGCAATGGTAAAAAAAATCGTAAATGCAAAGATTCCAATTGTAATAACGAAATCTCCTCCAACAGACAAAGGTGTTAAATTAGCAAGAAAAAACAACATAACATTAATTGGATTTGCAAGGGGAAGTAGATTCAACATATACTCTGGTGAAGATAGGATAATAATTTAA
- a CDS encoding AAA family ATPase, whose protein sequence is MELQEIRKELNDYFLERREEIDIALTALIANEHCIFLGNPGVAKSQLIRAIASHINANYFEKLITRFSTEDELFGPLSIKELKENDRFVRKTENYLPNAEIAFLDEIFKANSSILNALLSIMNERIYHNGDVIQRVPLISLFGASNELPEENELLAFYDRFLFRKKVDRIKSMLNLEKLIDLDEDYKPKTTMDIEEIKKLREKIEKVDISNIKKYLIDIKMTLENEGIYISDRRFRKSVKAVKAFAFLNGKDKADENDLDILRHIYWDEPDEFYKVSITIFKISNHFSGFAMEQREILNSLMNELKKIDKDRIPLGGIEYRKVLEIFGKINSIAMTLKDVKRKAEESGKPSEFVDEVLREAEGLKKYVGELLKNQ, encoded by the coding sequence ATGGAACTACAGGAAATTAGGAAGGAACTCAATGATTATTTCTTAGAAAGAAGGGAAGAAATAGATATTGCCTTAACTGCATTAATTGCGAATGAACACTGTATATTCTTAGGAAATCCTGGAGTTGCTAAATCCCAACTGATTAGAGCGATAGCATCCCACATAAATGCAAATTACTTTGAAAAACTTATAACGAGATTCTCTACAGAGGATGAACTCTTTGGACCTTTAAGTATTAAAGAACTCAAAGAAAATGATAGATTCGTTAGAAAAACAGAGAACTATCTACCAAATGCTGAAATTGCATTCTTAGATGAGATTTTTAAAGCAAATAGCAGCATATTAAACGCTTTACTATCAATAATGAATGAGAGAATTTACCACAACGGAGATGTTATCCAAAGAGTGCCTTTGATAAGTTTGTTTGGTGCATCCAATGAACTGCCAGAGGAGAATGAGTTGTTGGCATTTTATGATAGGTTTTTGTTTAGGAAAAAGGTAGATAGGATAAAATCTATGCTAAACCTTGAAAAATTAATTGATTTGGATGAGGACTACAAACCAAAAACAACGATGGATATAGAAGAGATAAAAAAGTTGAGAGAAAAGATAGAGAAGGTTGATATATCCAACATAAAGAAATATCTAATAGACATTAAAATGACATTGGAAAATGAGGGTATATATATTTCTGATAGGAGATTTAGGAAGTCTGTTAAAGCAGTTAAAGCATTTGCTTTTTTAAACGGAAAGGATAAGGCAGATGAAAATGATTTAGATATTTTAAGGCATATATATTGGGATGAGCCGGATGAGTTTTATAAGGTATCGATAACCATCTTCAAAATCTCAAATCACTTCTCTGGCTTTGCTATGGAGCAGAGGGAAATTTTAAATAGCCTGATGAATGAGTTGAAGAAGATAGACAAAGATAGGATACCACTTGGAGGTATTGAATACAGAAAGGTTCTTGAAATTTTTGGGAAGATAAACAGCATAGCCATGACCTTAAAGGATGTTAAGAGAAAAGCGGAAGAGAGCGGAAAACCATCTGAATTTGTTGATGAAGTTTTAAGAGAAGCAGAGGGCTTAAAGAAATACGTTGGGGAGTTATTGAAAAACCAATAA
- the cobJ gene encoding precorrin-3B C(17)-methyltransferase — MLYVVGIGPGGEGYFTKKAEEILKNIDLIVCYKGYKKFVERFNKPIYTTGMKKEIDRVDYALKESKDKDVALVSSGDATIYGLASLAYELNEKKNYNIKIEVIPGITSASSCSAILGSPLNHDFVVLSLSDLLTPLDIILKRVKCALDGDFVITIYNPMSKSRKEPFLKAMEIVKEHAEKNNINYVVGIVKNASRENEEYKITTINELIDNLEKYVEFIDMNTTLIIGNSNTKVIDGKMVTPRGYLNKYKVE, encoded by the coding sequence ATGCTTTATGTTGTTGGTATAGGTCCTGGAGGAGAAGGATATTTTACAAAAAAGGCGGAAGAGATTTTAAAGAATATCGATTTAATAGTTTGCTATAAAGGATATAAAAAATTTGTAGAGAGGTTTAACAAGCCAATATACACAACCGGAATGAAGAAAGAAATTGATAGGGTAGATTATGCACTAAAAGAAAGTAAAGATAAAGATGTTGCTTTAGTTTCAAGTGGTGATGCCACAATTTACGGTTTGGCGTCTCTTGCCTATGAGTTAAATGAAAAGAAAAATTATAATATTAAAATAGAGGTAATTCCTGGCATAACCTCTGCAAGTTCATGTTCTGCAATCTTAGGATCTCCACTCAATCATGACTTTGTTGTTTTGAGTTTGAGTGATTTGTTAACCCCATTGGATATTATTTTAAAGAGGGTTAAATGTGCTTTGGATGGGGATTTTGTAATTACAATCTACAACCCAATGAGTAAATCAAGAAAAGAACCATTTTTAAAAGCCATGGAAATTGTTAAGGAACATGCGGAAAAGAACAACATAAACTATGTTGTTGGAATTGTTAAAAATGCGAGTAGGGAGAATGAGGAATATAAAATAACAACAATCAACGAACTGATTGATAATTTAGAAAAATATGTGGAATTTATCGATATGAACACAACTTTAATAATTGGAAATTCAAACACAAAAGTAATAGATGGAAAGATGGTAACCCCAAGGGGATATTTAAATAAGTATAAAGTGGAATAA
- a CDS encoding KamA family radical SAM protein, with amino-acid sequence MANLYRETLNELWDTNKEVYEILRNSDSVETAREKLYNYLIDLEKRIYYGDIDVHPLERINMKECIRVFKNILAPKNEELSGFSALRLLWLLANERFSEIDVEVSVGFIEEFKHLFKGIIGNSGIYDGKEEPIFLKLKGREAAIVRSDELDKLAEYAKKFMDRYPSGLLEGVKKRREENKKRILEYFGGDEEDWNDWKWHLKHIIKDSKTLSDLIDLTEEEIKAIDLAVKNHIPFGITPYYVSLMDKDASREYDHAVRAQVIPPLDYVEKMIKARSNREKLDFMGENDTSPIDLITRRYPMIAIIKPYNTCAQICVYCQRNWEIKEVLSKDALAPKNKLEEAIDWFRKHESIKEVLITGGDPFILNDKFLDKILSEFAEMKHIDRIRFGTRIPVVLPQRITDNLADIIEQYHEAGRREVVISTHVEHVYEVTEDLANAIQKIRKRGICVYNQEVFTIENSRRFETVALRKLLRLIGIEPYYTFNTKGKEETRRYRVPIARLLQEQKEEARLVPGVERIDKPIFNVPRLGKVNLNAWQDHEVIMITPDGRRVYEFHPWEKNISLANTYIYTDVPIYDYLKELERRGENLEDYKTIWYYF; translated from the coding sequence ATGGCAAATTTATATAGAGAAACATTAAATGAACTTTGGGACACAAATAAAGAAGTTTATGAGATATTGAGAAATAGCGATAGTGTAGAAACTGCAAGGGAGAAACTATACAACTACCTAATTGACCTTGAAAAAAGAATATACTATGGGGATATAGATGTACATCCATTGGAAAGAATAAATATGAAAGAATGCATAAGGGTATTTAAAAACATATTGGCTCCAAAAAATGAAGAGTTGAGTGGTTTTAGTGCTTTGAGATTGTTGTGGTTACTTGCAAATGAAAGGTTTTCAGAAATTGATGTTGAGGTAAGTGTGGGTTTCATAGAGGAATTCAAGCATTTATTTAAAGGAATAATTGGCAACTCTGGAATATACGATGGTAAAGAAGAACCAATATTCTTAAAGTTGAAAGGTAGGGAGGCGGCAATTGTAAGGTCAGATGAACTTGATAAACTTGCAGAGTATGCAAAGAAGTTTATGGATAGATATCCATCTGGGTTGTTGGAGGGGGTAAAGAAAAGGAGGGAAGAAAATAAAAAGAGAATATTGGAATACTTTGGAGGGGATGAAGAAGATTGGAATGATTGGAAGTGGCATCTCAAACATATTATAAAAGATAGCAAAACTCTTAGTGATTTAATAGATTTAACTGAGGAAGAGATAAAAGCCATAGACCTTGCAGTAAAAAATCATATACCATTTGGAATAACCCCATACTATGTCTCATTGATGGACAAAGATGCAAGTAGGGAATACGATCATGCTGTTAGGGCTCAAGTAATTCCTCCATTGGATTATGTTGAGAAGATGATAAAGGCAAGGAGCAATAGGGAGAAATTGGACTTTATGGGGGAAAATGATACTTCACCAATTGACTTGATAACAAGAAGGTATCCGATGATTGCAATAATAAAACCATACAATACATGTGCTCAAATTTGTGTCTATTGTCAAAGAAATTGGGAAATAAAAGAGGTTCTTTCGAAAGATGCTCTTGCTCCAAAGAATAAACTTGAAGAGGCAATAGATTGGTTTAGAAAACATGAATCAATAAAAGAGGTTCTTATAACTGGTGGAGATCCATTTATCCTTAATGATAAATTTTTGGATAAAATATTGTCAGAATTTGCAGAGATGAAGCATATTGATAGGATAAGGTTTGGAACAAGAATACCTGTTGTATTACCACAGAGGATAACTGACAACCTTGCAGATATCATTGAACAATATCACGAGGCGGGTAGGAGGGAAGTTGTTATCTCAACACACGTTGAGCATGTTTATGAGGTAACTGAGGATTTAGCAAATGCTATCCAAAAAATAAGGAAGAGAGGAATTTGTGTATATAACCAAGAGGTATTCACAATAGAAAATAGTAGGAGATTTGAAACCGTTGCATTGAGGAAGTTGTTGAGACTCATTGGAATAGAGCCATACTATACCTTCAACACAAAAGGAAAAGAAGAAACAAGAAGATACAGAGTTCCAATAGCAAGGTTGTTGCAGGAGCAAAAAGAAGAGGCAAGATTGGTTCCTGGTGTAGAGAGGATAGATAAACCAATATTCAATGTGCCAAGGTTAGGAAAGGTTAATTTAAATGCATGGCAAGATCATGAGGTAATAATGATAACACCAGATGGTAGGAGGGTTTATGAGTTCCACCCATGGGAAAAGAACATATCACTCGCAAATACCTACATCTATACAGACGTACCAATTTATGACTACCTAAAAGAGTTGGAGAGAAGGGGAGAAAACTTGGAGGATTATAAAACAATATGGTATTACTTCTAA
- a CDS encoding bifunctional NADP phosphatase/NAD kinase, producing MDMLNLAKKIVDNIDKGVKPLIGWEKSDEVIKIGADGTPTKRIDLIAENIASNTIEKYCGAVLISEEIGINVIGKDLEYIIILDPIDGTYNALKDIPIYSTSVAIGRINEDLKKELNNMQKEEIAKSIKNQTINDLEVGVVKNLYTGDLYYAKKGEGAYLLKNGEKKEKKIIVSPTSNLKDASIGLFVYGLSNNILDFIKDKKVRRIRLFGSIALEMCYVARGALDAFININENTRLCDIAGGYVIVKEAGGEITDKNGKELNLRLDVNERTSLICSNKLIHKKLVGIFGNKWAIKPTKFAIITRRDKERAIDLGVEIVNYLNSKGIKCTVEPHLKKKLVDIDVEEINSKDFKSLSSISHVVSIGGDGTVLRTLKLIDGNEIPLISINMGMVGFLTEFNEEEVFKVIDDVVKGEYEIEKRTRLSGKIKFKNGKESKISDALNEVVLITKNPAKMLHFEVFVNGNFVEDVRADGIIISTPTGSTAYSLSAGGPIIEPLVDGFVIVPICPFKLSSRPIVVNGNSEIRIRLISSGKPALVVVDGDVESKIDFGDEVILKKSDSYAYFVKGGNFYNKLKKLYR from the coding sequence ATGGATATGCTAAATCTTGCTAAAAAAATTGTTGATAATATTGATAAAGGTGTTAAACCCTTAATTGGATGGGAAAAGTCTGATGAGGTTATTAAAATTGGGGCAGACGGAACTCCAACAAAACGAATTGATTTAATTGCGGAGAATATTGCTTCAAATACAATAGAAAAATATTGTGGTGCAGTATTAATAAGTGAAGAAATTGGAATTAACGTTATTGGAAAGGACTTGGAATATATTATTATTTTAGACCCGATAGATGGGACGTATAATGCATTAAAAGATATTCCTATTTATTCAACATCTGTGGCAATAGGAAGGATAAATGAAGATTTAAAAAAGGAATTAAATAATATGCAAAAGGAAGAAATAGCAAAATCTATAAAAAACCAAACAATCAATGATTTGGAAGTTGGGGTTGTTAAAAATCTTTACACTGGGGATTTATACTATGCGAAAAAAGGGGAAGGGGCATATTTATTAAAAAATGGGGAAAAGAAGGAGAAAAAAATAATCGTTTCACCTACAAGCAACTTAAAGGATGCATCTATAGGACTTTTTGTCTATGGGTTGTCAAATAACATATTGGATTTTATAAAGGATAAAAAGGTTAGGAGGATTAGGTTATTTGGTTCAATTGCTTTGGAGATGTGCTATGTTGCAAGAGGGGCATTAGATGCATTTATAAATATAAATGAAAACACTCGATTGTGCGATATTGCCGGGGGGTATGTTATAGTTAAAGAGGCTGGGGGGGAAATAACTGATAAGAATGGAAAAGAACTTAATTTAAGATTGGATGTGAATGAAAGAACATCCTTAATTTGCTCAAATAAATTAATCCACAAAAAATTAGTAGGTATCTTTGGAAACAAGTGGGCAATAAAACCAACAAAATTTGCCATAATAACAAGGAGGGACAAAGAAAGGGCTATTGACTTAGGCGTTGAAATTGTAAACTACTTAAATTCTAAAGGAATAAAATGTACCGTAGAACCTCATTTAAAGAAAAAATTGGTAGATATTGATGTTGAAGAAATAAATTCCAAAGATTTCAAATCTTTATCCTCAATTTCACATGTGGTGTCTATTGGTGGGGACGGAACAGTTTTGAGGACGTTAAAGTTGATAGATGGTAATGAAATCCCATTAATAAGTATAAACATGGGTATGGTTGGATTTTTAACAGAGTTTAATGAGGAGGAAGTATTTAAAGTTATAGATGATGTTGTAAAAGGGGAGTATGAAATCGAAAAACGAACAAGATTGAGTGGAAAAATCAAATTTAAGAATGGAAAAGAATCTAAAATATCCGATGCTTTAAATGAAGTAGTTTTAATCACTAAAAATCCTGCAAAGATGTTACATTTTGAAGTTTTTGTAAATGGAAATTTTGTGGAGGATGTTAGAGCAGATGGGATAATAATATCAACCCCAACAGGATCAACTGCCTATTCTTTAAGTGCTGGAGGTCCTATTATAGAGCCGTTGGTGGATGGATTTGTTATCGTTCCAATATGCCCGTTTAAGTTATCATCAAGACCTATTGTTGTTAATGGAAATTCTGAGATTAGGATAAGATTAATTTCATCTGGAAAACCTGCACTGGTTGTAGTGGATGGTGATGTTGAATCTAAGATAGATTTTGGGGATGAGGTTATATTAAAAAAATCCGATTCTTATGCATATTTTGTTAAAGGAGGTAACTTCTACAATAAATTAAAAAAACTATATCGTTAA
- a CDS encoding transposase has protein sequence MSVEVYKLFIPKDEECIAIIREIRWSDRYTCPYCGSKDVVKIQM, from the coding sequence ATGAGCGTCGAAGTATATAAGTTATTCATACCAAAGGATGAGGAGTGTATTGCAATTATAAGGGAGATTAGATGGAGTGATAGATATACTTGCCCATATTGTGGTTCGAAAGATGTTGTAAAGATACAGATGTAA